The DNA region AAATATGAACATACCTGCAGCTATTATTGGAAAGGGACAAAGTAACCCAGAATAGATATATTTGTGGACGACAATGGACCGCAAAATTTCTGGATGAAAAAACTGATTAGAGCACCTAATATCTCGGTCTTTGTTGTTCCTAATCAAGCCTGGTATATATACTCCATCACTTCTTGATGGACGTAagccaaattttgttttctaactatacttttatataaataattttccattttcaaccaaattataaaatatcatcttTAGCCAATCTAAACGTGACAAGAAAAAACCAATCCAAATGCAGTACGTGGACATAGTCTGAGTCTGTCTGACAAACAATCtgtatgcattttttttatcGTGTTCTGTTAGCTGTAAAcaagataaataaatactaatgactaatgagatatattttcataaaatatatggaGGAATAAACCTACTGAAATGCAGCTTAAGTAGCACGAAACATAGTGTTATATGCTTTATTGAGTTAGTAATCATATGCACCATatagttcttacttcttaatatataatttgaagtcaaaattttaatttattcagtCTGGTCATGGAATTTattcttttagtatatattattacacACAAAATCTCCAACCACCATCTAAGATGTAAAAGATCTAGAATTGAACTAGTTTAGTATTACTGAAGATTTAGTATATAACCAAAACAataataagaattttttttgaaaatatataggtCTGAAtcatttttattagagttcgaTTGATCAGCCAACTActatttttaaggttttaattAATACTTCAAGATTTCGAGTTTGATGtaaattgttttcaaatttttagtcGAGATCCGGTCTAAATCTAGAGAGCATATAAACAAATGAAGATGCAAAAGGAAATCTTCCTtcttaatattaaaaaacaaacaaataaaggaaattattAGTTAAGAATATTTAACAAACTAACAAATGCACAAAGGTGCTTTCAATTATATAAAGTGCATCAGCACTGTTATAGTGTTATATGCCCACTGCGGTCGGAGAATATATGCGtcccatattttttttagtcaGGATTGTCTTTCACTTTACTATTGTACGTCCATGTAATCACTATTACTGTAATAACCGagttctcttatttttttaaaaaaaggaataaaagtcCTATTTGGTGTATACTACTAATATTATTTGTGTTCTTACAGACAAAACTGCCACGTGCGTGTTTGTGTATAAAGTATGAAGGAAACCCCAAAAATCTGGTGATGTTGTTGTGGGCATGCATTGAAACAGAAAAGAAGATCGaaacatcatcgtcatcataTGATCTATGCAAAGTGTTAAATGGTTGTTGAGTTAataatattctcttttgttGGGAGTGTGGtccttagttttttttgtgtctgtGGTCCATCAAAATGATATACAAACTTTGTCTTTAATTTCGTTACATAATCTTAAAATGTCTCGAAAGTTAGCTAATTAAGGTTCCGATCcaacagaaacaagaaagttGTCTCTGAATCATTCCTTCACGTTAACTTCTTTCCTTGTGGTCCTTACTTCACCAAAacgaaacaaagaaacatagaagagaaaaaatattggtaaaggaaaaaaagaaaaagatagaagagAAACGAAACCCATATAATTTCTGAAACCCTCTTGCAGTTGCTGTGGGCCTGACCCGGTTCAAGCTTCAACTTTGGTGATTCTTTGTGGGTGCAATTTTTACCAAATAATTGAACATATCATCAATATGTAAGAAATTTATGAGTCTctacggatttttttttttgtttccaatcattttatataatttcactagaatatttgattttaaagctcaataccatttaaaaaaaaacaaaatatacgtatagttaattaattttgtttcctttctttttttttttgcattcaagaaaataattttccTAGATAATGTAGTTGAGGTCATCAGATTGTTTAGTTATACGAAAATTAACTCATGTGGACGCAACAATGACATTACCGTAAACTTTTAGACTCTTTGTTCTAGTTTTTACGGTTgagtaaattaaaaatgtagAATTAAATATACTCTCCAAGACAGCTTAACATTATAATATCATAGTATTGACTATTGAATGATAGTATATTATTATCATGGTTGAATTTAATAAACCGTTGACTTATATACTTATTAGTTATTTGTTAAATTGTCAATACAAGCTGACTTACTCACAAAGATCGATCCACATTAAAGAAAATagataatttgaaaaatatcttcaaaaattttctttaatttatgcgTTAGTTCGTTTCTTTAACTATATTGTGTGGTCTAAGATCTTCTTTTAAACGTGGCCTAATTGTTATCGTGGTTTGTGAGCgtgaaaatcaaatattattctatttttgtggAATAAAAAGTTAGTTTTTTCTCATCTAGTTCATCGTTTGTTGAACGAGTTCGgtgcatataaaaaaataataatacgtAATTAAGTCAAACTCCAAATTAAACGAAATAGTGCCACGTTAATCGTCGTTGATTTGTCTTTGTGAAGCTTAATTAAATAGGCCAAATAAATGTTCAAATAGCGACGGGCGAGTGCGCTCTATCTTTGACTTATCAAGACCACAATTTAGTTCCAATAAGAGTGGCATCCATaattcttaatttaattaataagcTTTCAACTATATGTTGACCACCTGAAAAAGGAATATTTAAGGTCACGAATTCGATAATATAAACTGATGATCGCACCACCTCTATTTAAGTGTCTCAGTTCTGATATCTCAatcatttcataattttttttgaataaaatgtaaaaattatttgaaaaaaacgtttttacatCGTAATGCTACAGAAGTTTAGAATTTTTGGTAGCGTAAACAGAGCTACAATCTACTAATAAGGAGCTTATGCGACTTAACGAGTTGCCAGCCACTTAACCATGTAGTTGGAGAAGTTGCCGTTGTCGGGAAGAGAGAGTAATCGGTTGCGGACTAGCCGATCAAGGCATTTAAGAAGCAGAGCCGGTGGCACTGGTGTCTCACCGTGTGGACGATTATTGCGCTCTTTCCAtttcataaattatttctaATCATAGTCAAGCTCTAGATTGAATAAACCTCTTCTGCGTATATTTTCTTGAACCATTAACCGAACGTTCACTCTCGAGGACCTGTGGTTGTACTTGTACACCAAGCCAGTTATATATTCTATTCGTTTGGTTTAAACTTTGAAGTGTCAAAGTGAAGTGGACTCGTATCAGCCCATATAACCTACTTTTTATAATGTCAAAAGCGAAAACATAAAGCAAACGAAGATATTCCATTTTTCGTTTTCGACAAAGATatcattctttttcttatctgaagaaaaatgtgttttttttggagattaatttgattaattcgAGAAAAAGAGTAGTTTCAAAACCATTATATATAGTGATTAGTGAACATGATGCTATTATCTTTCATGATAGTCTTTTATAAGCAAGAGATATTATTAACTACttcatcaattaattaattatgacaCAACATCGAATATAAGTTGGATTACGTGAATCTTTGCCTCACTCACTCTCCGGTTCTGTAAGGAAATAATTACTAGTTTACTAACCCGACAAACATTTGTACGCATTAATTAGTGCATTACAATTTATTCATTATTCTTACTAAGAACATAATTGTACTTTTGACTCTTCCACGGCCACAGGTAACGCCGTAACGGGTTGGTtctattataagtttataacgtATATGTATTaatccttatatatataagaagatacATGCTTGTTTTCAACACCTCATGTGATCGTTTAAAGTCGAACGCACAAATGTTTGTGCTGGTATCCATTTTCTCGTTTATTACCATTTattaattaagaatatttattaattcaaacacaaatatatattatcgtGATATATGCAAATCGAGATCTAATTTTAGCCTTTTAGGTGCAAGTTAATTGTTTTTGgatgaaataaaacataacatatgtatagcgcataattaaagaaaacaaaaaggtgcaatGATCAGTAACTTTTTCTAAGATTTTGTGATCAGTAcgtatcttctcttctttaagtCAACGAAGATTAACGCTCCAtccaaaaatatacaaaaaggaAAGATTTGAACTTTAGTTTTCTAACTAACAATGCTCGGATGTGCATGCATGACGCTGCTTTGGTGGTCATAAGTCATAACTACCTGTATTACAAATCTCGATCGAACAAGGCTGCAACCACGTGGTAGCTTTTGTGCATCATGGTGTATAAAACGTAGTTTACGATTTATAATGTCAAATGTTTAGAATCTCAACCTTATGCAAAATAAAGCTTGCGGAAAACGAATCAACTCATTAGGCAATAAATTTTGGCTATTGTAGATGATACATTGAACCAATTCATTCCAAATTTCCAATTAATTATGGGTTAACATATCAAACATTTAGTGGGCCGACCTTGTAAGCCTGTTAAGGTATATCACTTTGACTTTGGTGTTGGAGTAACGTAGCTATGCTTTTGAAAGctaagtttaaactttaaagtgtatcatcatcatcatatatatccATTGAATCATTGATTGGTTTGATGTGCCCcacttattttcaaaaaaacgaaaaataagtCTTACTGTTAGTACAAAACTATAATTTAGAAGTGAATTAACATAGTGGGTTTCCTCAGGTTTTGCTAGAAGGTTAGTTTGATCGTCTTTTTTGAACTAGTGCGTTCATCTTTCTTTCGTCAAATTCTCTGTCAAGTTCCGCAGTTCGTTCTACTGCAACTAGCCTCTTATTTGGGACTCTACCATTAGTGGCTCTTTCAAGTTCcgcagtttgtttttttttctgtataagTTTTCCTCGTTTGGGTGTAGTTTCCCTCTTTTGGGCTTTAGTTTCTGGGGATATCTCTTTTTTCCTCCAGCTTAGTGTTTCAAAAACGCATCACATCCTTGTAATTCACAATCGCattttataatgaaaattttcagacgaaaaaaaaagaaaaagaattgaattaACATCGATATTGTCGTTAATGATTCAACAACTCATTCAGATTTTAGCCGGCGattcaagaagaagatctaAGGACCACATTACTCCATTTATAGTGTTGGTTAACCGTTAACATATGtcccttttttttaacaactcaTGCATGGTTCATAGAATGATAGAATCATAGTTCATTCCTTATACTCCTCGACCACAAATTTTAGTAGTCATTCTTTTAAGGTGACAAAATTAGTGAATTACTGTCTTCTATTTTTGAAACTTAGacaattgttatttttatgttgGATCCATAATTCCATATCCATGATAATCGAATGGCATTGACGTAATTATGTTGGAAGTCAAGTTCTCTCTATTTCACCGTCAAAACAGTTAAAAGGGTAAATAAGAGAGAGACaaacacacactctctctctccccatTTATGTATCAAACTGATAAGGATAAGGCCGTAATTGGCTATTCCAATTTCCAAATATAGCTAACTAGCTTCCACATAACTCACTTCTCAAAACTATTAAAGATAATAAATTACATTACATTTTCTAAGTCATCATTTCACATGACTTTAttcggtttatatatataaaaatacaatgaacaataaaaacttttgaatttttttaaactgacACGTGATGATTAGACATCCTACTACGCTGTCGAGAAACTCAACTTATTCTTAAACGCAAATTTCAAATCGCTAAAACCAACGTTTGAACACGCAACGATAACTCTCTCCGCCGCATGACTTTTATTATTCCAAATAGCGTTTGCGTTTGGCAGAGTCCTCCACTTACAAAGCTTCCCTCCTTCTCCAATCTCCGCCGCCACAATCTCTCCGCCATTCTCCGCCGCATCGTGTATATAGACCATATCCCCAACCGCGTTAAACGCTAACGACGTTAACGGCCAGTCAGAATCAGCTCCTCTGAGTTTATCCAAACACGCCTCAGGCATAGATCCAATCGATTCGAATCTAGAATCCATCGGCGACTCGTCGGAAACTATAACTTCCCAAAGCTCGATTCCCGTCGGATTATCCTCGTCGCCGGTGATCCCAGCCATGATTAGGCTCTCGCCGGAGAATCCAATCGAACGAAAGTACAATCCACACCCGCCGGGACAGAGATCGAGAAGCCTCGTCCACGTTCTGGTTTCCGGATCGAAGCTAAACGCGACGCCTGTACTCTTCTCCGTCACGAACATCTTCTCCGAACTCGCCGCTACGGAAAGCCACGTGGCAGACGCGGATGCGTAGAGAGAATCCGGCATCGACTCGCATCTCTCCCACGCGCCGTCGTGGAATAGCTCCACG from Camelina sativa cultivar DH55 chromosome 3, Cs, whole genome shotgun sequence includes:
- the LOC104776466 gene encoding F-box/kelch-repeat protein At1g23390-like, whose amino-acid sequence is MENKKDNGEEEEEEGSIEGDVLESILSYLPLLDLDSASQVSKSWNRAVFFSLRRFKTLTWLLLYTQKTSPPYTMPKTAMAYDPKSDSWIELTSTSSSPVEHVSVARSSHSTLLYALSPSGLSFSTDAFHLTWRHVAPPRVWRIDPIVAVVGRSLIVAGGVCDFEEDKFAVELFHDGAWERCESMPDSLYASASATWLSVAASSEKMFVTEKSTGVAFSFDPETRTWTRLLDLCPGGCGLYFRSIGFSGESLIMAGITGDEDNPTGIELWEVIVSDESPMDSRFESIGSMPEACLDKLRGADSDWPLTSLAFNAVGDMVYIHDAAENGGEIVAAEIGEGGKLCKWRTLPNANAIWNNKSHAAERVIVACSNVGFSDLKFAFKNKLSFSTA